One window of Corynebacterium doosanense CAU 212 = DSM 45436 genomic DNA carries:
- a CDS encoding heavy metal translocating P-type ATPase — translation MTTSPTNTASGAPDATALTQLDLGITGMTCTSCSSRIERKLNKADGVDATVNYATESASVNYDPSKTDPDQLIEIVRGAGYDAFTAAAASDDTEKQSGGQEEPVDRHEQARQLEAKDLLHRLVLSAILAVPTVAVSMIPALQFMNWQWAVLAMTTLIYVVGGAPFHRATWTNLRHGSTTMDTLVSLGTTAAYLWSLWALFLGNAGMPGMTMEMSLLPSDGDMDEIYLESVAVVITFLLLGRWFEVRAKGASSEALRSLLDLGAKNAAVLKDGTETLTPVSRLQAGDIIVVRPGEKIAADGIIREGNSAVDESMLTGESVPVEATPGTSVTGATINLSGRLLVEVTRVGEDSTLAQMGRLVSEAQQKKAPVQRLVDRISAVFVPTVIVLSLITLATHLLLGNGVNWAFSAAVAVLIIACPCALGLATPTALLVGTSRGAQFGLLIKGPEVLESTRQIDTVVMDKTGTVTSGSMAVTGTVAGEGFLEQEILSLAAAAESGSEHPIAKAIVAAVSPENLPEARDFRTTAGQGIQANVTGREIRVGRPGAELPRALSDAFSAGQEAGATPVVVEVDGEPAGVVTVRDTVKETSAAAVAKLWELGLTPYLLTGDNATAAAAVAREVGIDADNVFADVMPEDKVSVVEKLEAEGRKVAMVGDGVNDAAALARADLGLAMGAGTDVAIEASDITLMNNNLVSAADAIRLSRRTLRTIKGNLFWAFAYNVVLIPVAMFGLLNPALAGVAMAFSSVFVVSNSLLLRRFTPTAI, via the coding sequence CCCCCACCAACACCGCCTCCGGTGCCCCTGACGCCACCGCGCTCACGCAGCTCGACCTCGGCATCACCGGGATGACCTGTACCTCCTGTTCCTCCCGGATCGAACGCAAGCTCAACAAGGCCGACGGTGTCGACGCCACCGTGAACTACGCCACGGAGTCGGCCTCGGTCAACTACGACCCGTCGAAGACCGACCCGGACCAGCTCATCGAGATCGTCCGCGGCGCCGGATACGACGCCTTCACCGCGGCGGCCGCGTCCGACGACACCGAGAAACAGTCGGGCGGGCAGGAGGAGCCCGTCGACCGGCACGAACAGGCCCGCCAGCTCGAGGCGAAGGACTTGCTGCACCGGTTGGTCCTCTCCGCGATCCTCGCCGTTCCCACCGTGGCCGTCTCCATGATCCCGGCGCTGCAGTTCATGAACTGGCAGTGGGCCGTGCTCGCCATGACCACCCTCATCTACGTCGTAGGCGGCGCCCCCTTCCACCGGGCCACCTGGACCAACCTTCGTCACGGCTCCACGACGATGGACACCCTCGTCTCCCTGGGCACCACCGCCGCCTACCTCTGGAGCCTGTGGGCACTGTTCCTGGGCAACGCCGGCATGCCGGGAATGACCATGGAGATGTCCCTCCTGCCGTCGGACGGCGACATGGACGAGATCTACCTCGAGTCCGTGGCGGTGGTGATCACGTTCCTCCTCCTCGGCCGCTGGTTCGAGGTCCGTGCCAAGGGTGCATCGTCCGAGGCCCTGCGCTCGCTGCTGGATCTGGGCGCCAAGAACGCCGCCGTGCTCAAGGACGGCACCGAGACCCTCACCCCGGTGAGTCGGCTGCAGGCCGGCGACATCATCGTGGTCCGCCCGGGCGAGAAGATCGCGGCGGACGGCATCATCCGCGAGGGCAACTCCGCGGTCGACGAATCCATGCTCACCGGCGAGTCCGTCCCCGTCGAGGCCACTCCCGGCACGAGCGTGACCGGCGCGACCATCAATCTCTCCGGCCGCCTCCTCGTCGAGGTCACCCGGGTGGGAGAGGATTCGACGCTCGCCCAGATGGGGCGTCTCGTGTCCGAGGCCCAGCAGAAGAAGGCCCCGGTCCAGCGGCTCGTCGACAGGATCTCCGCCGTCTTCGTGCCCACCGTGATTGTCCTGTCGCTGATCACCCTGGCCACGCACCTGCTGCTGGGCAACGGGGTCAACTGGGCATTCTCCGCCGCAGTCGCCGTGCTCATCATCGCGTGCCCGTGTGCCCTCGGCCTGGCCACCCCCACCGCCCTGCTCGTGGGCACGTCCCGGGGTGCGCAGTTCGGCCTGCTCATCAAGGGCCCCGAGGTGCTGGAGTCCACCCGGCAGATCGACACCGTGGTCATGGACAAGACGGGCACCGTCACGTCCGGTTCCATGGCGGTCACCGGGACGGTCGCCGGGGAGGGATTCCTCGAGCAGGAGATCCTCTCCCTCGCCGCCGCCGCCGAGTCCGGCTCCGAACACCCCATCGCCAAGGCGATCGTTGCCGCGGTGTCCCCGGAGAACCTGCCCGAGGCGCGGGACTTCCGCACCACCGCCGGCCAGGGCATCCAGGCCAATGTCACCGGCCGGGAAATCCGGGTCGGCCGCCCGGGAGCGGAGCTCCCCCGAGCCCTCTCCGACGCATTCTCCGCCGGCCAGGAAGCCGGCGCCACCCCGGTGGTCGTTGAGGTCGACGGTGAGCCCGCCGGGGTCGTCACCGTGCGCGACACTGTCAAGGAGACGTCGGCGGCGGCCGTCGCCAAGCTCTGGGAGCTGGGCCTGACCCCGTACCTGCTCACCGGTGACAATGCCACCGCCGCAGCCGCCGTGGCCCGGGAGGTCGGCATCGACGCGGACAACGTGTTCGCGGACGTCATGCCGGAGGACAAGGTCTCTGTCGTCGAGAAGCTCGAGGCCGAGGGCCGGAAGGTCGCCATGGTCGGTGACGGGGTCAACGACGCCGCCGCGCTGGCCAGGGCCGATCTCGGACTGGCCATGGGAGCGGGCACCGACGTGGCCATCGAGGCCTCCGACATCACGCTGATGAACAACAACCTGGTCAGCGCGGCCGACGCCATCCGGCTTTCCCGACGCACCCTGCGCACCATCAAGGGCAACCTCTTCTGGGCGTTCGCCTACAACGTGGTCCTCATCCCCGTGGCCATGTTCGGCCTGCTCAACCCCGCACTGGCGGGCGTGGCCATGGCCTTCAGCTCGGTGTTTGTCGTCTCCAACTCCCTGCTGCTGCGCCGGTTCACACCCACCGCGATTTAG
- a CDS encoding MFS transporter — MPTLTRNERLDRLPVTSRHRKLLWGSGVGWALDAMDVGLVSFIIAALAVQWQLEPTQASWIASAGFVGMAIGASLGGLLADRIGRRQVFALTLLVYGLATGAAALSTGLAMLIALRLVIGLGLGAELPVASTFISEFAPRKIRGRMVVQLEAFWAVGWVLAAVIGTFVVAGSDNGWRWGLALGAVPALYALVIRWKMPESVRFLESRNRTDEAEAVVRSFEEAADPGELARIDAERHASASVATTTTADEEAHSIFSRPFIGRTAALWIVWFGVSLSYYGVFTWIPSLLVADGFTLVRSFSFTLIITLAQLPGYAAAAWLIEAWGRRATLVSFLAGSAGAAMLYGFANAPWQIIAAGCLLSFFNLGAWGALYAIGPELYPTSIRATGTGAAASFGRLASIIAPLIVPLLMAGAGPIALFSIFATAFAVAAAAAFFLPEQRGKVIN; from the coding sequence GTGCCTACCCTGACACGCAACGAACGCCTCGACCGCCTTCCGGTGACCAGCCGTCACCGGAAACTGCTGTGGGGCTCCGGCGTCGGCTGGGCGCTCGACGCCATGGACGTCGGCCTGGTGTCCTTCATCATCGCGGCGCTCGCGGTGCAGTGGCAGCTCGAGCCCACCCAGGCGTCGTGGATCGCCTCCGCCGGGTTCGTCGGCATGGCCATCGGCGCCTCCCTGGGTGGGCTGCTGGCCGACCGCATCGGCCGCCGCCAGGTCTTTGCGCTGACGCTGCTGGTCTACGGCCTGGCGACGGGCGCTGCCGCCCTCTCCACCGGCCTGGCCATGCTCATCGCGCTGCGCCTGGTCATCGGCCTCGGCCTGGGTGCCGAGCTGCCGGTCGCCTCCACCTTCATCTCCGAGTTCGCCCCCCGAAAGATCCGCGGGCGCATGGTGGTTCAGCTCGAGGCGTTCTGGGCCGTCGGGTGGGTGCTCGCCGCGGTGATCGGCACCTTCGTGGTCGCCGGGTCGGACAACGGCTGGCGCTGGGGCCTCGCGCTCGGCGCCGTCCCGGCCCTCTACGCGCTGGTCATCCGCTGGAAGATGCCCGAATCCGTCCGTTTCCTCGAGAGCAGGAACCGCACCGACGAGGCCGAGGCCGTGGTCCGCTCCTTCGAGGAGGCGGCCGATCCCGGGGAACTCGCGCGTATCGACGCAGAACGCCACGCCTCCGCCAGCGTGGCCACCACCACAACCGCTGACGAAGAGGCGCACTCCATCTTCAGCCGCCCCTTCATCGGGCGCACCGCCGCCCTGTGGATCGTGTGGTTCGGCGTCTCCCTCTCCTACTACGGGGTGTTCACCTGGATCCCCTCGCTGCTGGTGGCCGACGGCTTCACCCTCGTGCGTTCGTTCTCCTTCACGCTGATCATCACCCTGGCTCAGCTGCCGGGTTACGCCGCGGCGGCCTGGCTCATCGAGGCCTGGGGGCGGCGCGCCACCCTGGTGAGTTTCCTCGCCGGCTCGGCGGGTGCGGCGATGCTCTACGGCTTCGCTAACGCCCCGTGGCAGATCATCGCCGCCGGCTGTCTGCTGTCCTTCTTCAACCTCGGCGCCTGGGGAGCGCTCTACGCCATCGGGCCGGAGCTCTACCCCACGTCGATCCGGGCGACGGGCACCGGAGCGGCAGCGTCCTTCGGGCGCCTGGCCTCGATCATCGCGCCGCTCATCGTCCCCCTGCTCATGGCCGGGGCCGGCCCCATCGCGCTGTTCTCCATCTTCGCCACCGCCTTCGCCGTGGCCGCCGCGGCCGCGTTCTTCCTTCCGGAGCAGCGCGGCAAGGTGATCAACTGA
- the dnaB gene encoding replicative DNA helicase translates to MASTDESGASNFDDDFSVPPEPLEEPGPPEFDDNGRSGQGSRRYQRKRDERPQSFDEYRQPPHDREAEQGVLGAMLLSPNTVMEVVEELSPEDFYYPAHHLIYKAILDLYAGGTDIDPLIVGGRLDRMNELERAGGAPYLHTLISTVPTAANARYYAEIVAEKAVLRRLVDAGTRVVQLGYEGTEGAEVESLVDRAQQEIFAVANQRSSEDYRLLEDLISPTVDELIAIQRDGGLESGVPTGFIELDQLTNGLHGGQMVIVAARPGVGKSTIALDFMRSCSINNNKTSVIFSLEMSAQEIVLRLLSAETEVKLQDMRSGRMQHADWEKLTDRLSQIQKSPIFIDDSPNLTMMEIRSKARRIKQQHGLDLVVLDYLQLMSSGKQVESRQQEVSEFSRQLKLLAKELEVPVIAISQLNRGPEARTDKRPQVADLRESGSLEQDADMVMLLYRPDSQDQDNERAGEADVILAKHRGGPIGTVTLAHQLHYSRFVNMARS, encoded by the coding sequence ATGGCCTCCACCGACGAATCCGGTGCCAGCAACTTCGACGACGACTTCTCCGTCCCGCCCGAGCCGCTGGAGGAACCGGGTCCCCCGGAGTTCGACGACAACGGCAGATCCGGGCAGGGCAGCCGCCGCTACCAGCGCAAGCGCGACGAGCGGCCGCAGAGCTTCGACGAGTACCGCCAGCCTCCCCACGACCGGGAGGCCGAGCAGGGCGTCCTCGGCGCCATGCTGCTCAGCCCCAACACCGTCATGGAGGTGGTGGAGGAGCTGAGCCCGGAGGACTTCTACTACCCGGCTCACCACCTCATCTACAAGGCGATCCTGGATCTCTACGCCGGCGGCACGGACATCGACCCGCTGATCGTCGGCGGCCGCCTCGACCGGATGAATGAGCTCGAGCGCGCCGGCGGCGCGCCGTACCTGCACACCCTGATCTCCACGGTGCCCACGGCCGCCAACGCGCGCTACTACGCGGAGATCGTGGCGGAGAAGGCCGTCCTGCGCCGGCTCGTCGATGCCGGCACCAGGGTCGTGCAGCTGGGTTACGAGGGTACCGAGGGCGCCGAGGTGGAGTCCCTGGTCGACCGCGCCCAGCAGGAGATCTTCGCCGTAGCCAACCAGCGCTCCTCCGAGGACTACCGCCTGCTCGAGGACCTCATCAGCCCCACCGTCGACGAACTCATCGCCATCCAGCGCGACGGCGGGCTCGAGTCCGGCGTTCCCACGGGGTTCATCGAGCTGGATCAGCTGACCAACGGCCTCCACGGCGGTCAGATGGTCATCGTCGCGGCGCGCCCGGGCGTGGGCAAGTCCACCATCGCCCTGGACTTCATGCGCTCCTGCTCCATCAACAACAACAAGACCTCGGTGATCTTCTCGCTGGAGATGAGCGCGCAGGAGATCGTCCTGCGCCTGCTCTCCGCGGAGACCGAGGTCAAGCTGCAGGACATGCGCTCCGGTCGGATGCAGCACGCCGACTGGGAGAAACTCACCGACCGGCTCAGCCAGATCCAGAAGTCCCCGATCTTCATCGACGATTCCCCGAACCTCACCATGATGGAGATCCGTTCCAAGGCCCGGCGCATCAAACAGCAGCACGGGCTGGACCTCGTGGTGCTGGACTACCTGCAGCTCATGAGCTCGGGCAAGCAGGTTGAATCCCGTCAGCAGGAGGTCTCAGAGTTCTCCCGCCAGCTGAAGCTGCTGGCCAAGGAGCTCGAGGTCCCCGTAATCGCCATCTCCCAGCTCAACCGTGGACCCGAGGCTCGAACGGACAAACGCCCCCAGGTCGCGGACCTGCGTGAGTCCGGCTCGCTCGAGCAGGACGCCGACATGGTCATGCTGCTCTACCGCCCGGACTCACAGGACCAGGACAATGAACGCGCCGGCGAGGCGGACGTCATCCTGGCCAAGCACCGCGGTGGTCCGATCGGCACCGTGACGCTGGCGCACCAGCTGCACTACTCCCGGTTCGTCAACATGGCGCGCAGCTGA
- the rplI gene encoding 50S ribosomal protein L9: MKLILTAAVENLGVPGDIVEVKNGYGRNYLLPRGLAITATRAAEKQIDEIKRAQDARAVRDVEHAHELRQKLDTLENVTVKVRTSESGKLFGSVTTSDIVEAVRAAGGPVLDKRNIELAKGLIQKTGNYQVEVKLHPEVLGKVNFSVVSA; this comes from the coding sequence ATGAAGCTGATCCTCACCGCTGCCGTTGAGAATCTCGGCGTTCCTGGTGACATCGTCGAGGTCAAGAACGGTTATGGACGCAATTACCTGCTTCCGCGTGGACTGGCGATCACCGCCACCCGGGCAGCAGAAAAGCAGATCGACGAGATCAAGCGTGCACAGGATGCCCGCGCGGTCCGCGACGTCGAGCATGCACACGAACTTCGCCAGAAGCTCGACACCCTCGAGAACGTGACCGTCAAGGTCCGCACCTCCGAGTCCGGGAAGCTCTTCGGCTCCGTGACCACCTCCGACATCGTCGAGGCCGTTCGCGCCGCCGGCGGTCCGGTTCTGGACAAGCGGAACATCGAGCTCGCCAAGGGCCTGATCCAGAAGACCGGTAACTACCAGGTCGAGGTCAAGCTCCACCCCGAGGTTCTCGGCAAGGTCAACTTCTCGGTCGTGTCCGCCTAA
- a CDS encoding single-stranded DNA-binding protein produces the protein MAQGDTPITVVGNVVADPELRFIPSGAAVANFRIASTPRKFNSQTNQWEDGEALFLTCNVWRQAAENVAETISKGMRVIVTGKLRQRSYQTKEGETRQSFEVEVDEVGPSLKYASAQVTRNPREGGSGNFGGGNSQGGNFGGNQQGGFGGGQSAGGFSGGQQQGQQGSQNQQSQSNQQPNNDPWSSAPPAGGFSGGDDEPPF, from the coding sequence ATGGCACAGGGAGATACCCCGATCACCGTCGTCGGAAACGTCGTCGCTGACCCGGAACTTCGATTCATCCCGTCCGGTGCGGCAGTGGCAAACTTCCGCATCGCGTCCACGCCCCGCAAGTTCAACTCACAGACGAATCAGTGGGAAGACGGCGAGGCACTGTTCCTTACCTGCAATGTGTGGCGTCAGGCTGCCGAGAACGTCGCGGAGACCATCTCCAAGGGTATGCGCGTCATCGTCACCGGCAAGCTGCGTCAGCGTTCGTACCAGACGAAGGAAGGCGAGACCCGCCAGTCCTTCGAAGTTGAGGTCGATGAGGTCGGACCGTCCCTGAAGTACGCCTCCGCACAGGTCACCCGCAATCCGCGTGAGGGCGGTAGCGGCAACTTTGGCGGAGGAAACTCCCAGGGCGGCAACTTTGGGGGCAACCAGCAGGGAGGATTCGGTGGCGGTCAGTCCGCCGGCGGATTCTCCGGTGGCCAGCAGCAGGGGCAGCAGGGTTCCCAGAACCAGCAGTCCCAGTCCAACCAGCAGCCGAACAATGACCCCTGGTCCTCCGCTCCGCCTGCCGGCGGATTCAGCGGCGGCGACGACGAGCCCCCGTTCTAA
- the rpsF gene encoding 30S ribosomal protein S6, whose protein sequence is MRSVRHYETMIILHPTQDERTVAPSLDKYLDIIRKDGGTVDKVDVWGKRRLAYPINKQEEGIYIVLDLHCESESVKELDRVLNLSETVLRTKVLRNDK, encoded by the coding sequence ATGAGGTCCGTGCGTCACTACGAAACCATGATCATCCTGCATCCCACTCAGGATGAGCGCACTGTTGCCCCGTCCCTGGACAAGTACCTGGACATCATCCGCAAGGATGGCGGCACCGTCGACAAGGTTGATGTGTGGGGTAAGCGTCGTCTTGCCTACCCGATCAACAAGCAGGAAGAGGGCATCTACATCGTCCTCGATCTGCACTGCGAGTCCGAGTCCGTCAAGGAACTCGACCGCGTGCTCAATCTCAGTGAGACTGTGCTCCGCACCAAGGTGCTGCGCAACGACAAGTAG
- a CDS encoding glycosyltransferase family 87 protein: MSTPVSRLLDSGHPALRVSPGRTEPLARGVIDFLGGPVGRYAAIGRSRWWTPLRVLISVALVFLSFAYAQKAACLGGTVGEDGTVGLNWAGNRQYAAACYNDILPLYAGRGLNAGGFPYAFSWQEGDLTRYMEYPVLAGLFQGGVGWLARHTYGLIDALPGAIPEASWYFTLTALIISGLWILTIRMLVSLAGNRVWDVVLVAASPLLIVHGFTNWDLPSVTFVVAALLLVARKRPAWAGVMVGLGMSFKLWPLYILGAYFVLAARSRRWAPFLTMCATAIVSWLAANLPVMITYPDAWREFFRLNSERSWEWTTVYALVSRMTGWPGFDAPGGEPVILNAVSLLLFVGLCAGIAWFGLIVERRPRVAELVTLIVVAFLLVNKVWSPQYSLWLLVPAVLALPNWRLIFTWGVVDMMLWPVLMWHMMGTENKGAPDWLLNVFVLGRDGLIIAIAVLVLRQMLGRSVDKVRLAHAGEDPLAGSFGQHDHVESAV, translated from the coding sequence ATGAGCACCCCCGTCTCCCGCCTCCTCGACAGCGGTCACCCCGCCCTGCGGGTGTCGCCGGGCCGCACCGAGCCCCTGGCCCGGGGAGTCATCGACTTCCTCGGCGGCCCGGTCGGCAGGTACGCCGCAATCGGCCGTTCCCGGTGGTGGACTCCTCTACGGGTGCTCATATCCGTCGCGCTCGTGTTCCTCTCCTTCGCGTACGCGCAGAAGGCCGCGTGCCTCGGTGGAACGGTGGGCGAGGACGGAACCGTCGGCCTCAACTGGGCGGGAAACCGCCAGTACGCCGCGGCCTGTTACAACGACATTCTCCCGCTCTACGCCGGCCGCGGACTGAACGCCGGGGGATTCCCCTACGCGTTCTCCTGGCAGGAGGGCGATCTCACCCGCTACATGGAGTACCCCGTGCTGGCGGGTCTGTTCCAGGGTGGGGTCGGCTGGCTCGCGCGTCACACCTACGGGCTTATCGACGCCCTGCCCGGCGCCATCCCCGAAGCAAGCTGGTACTTCACCCTGACGGCCCTGATCATCTCGGGCCTCTGGATCCTCACCATCCGCATGCTGGTCTCGCTGGCCGGAAACCGAGTCTGGGATGTCGTGCTCGTGGCCGCCAGCCCGTTGCTCATCGTGCACGGCTTCACCAACTGGGACCTGCCGTCCGTCACCTTCGTCGTGGCGGCGCTGCTGCTGGTGGCCCGGAAACGACCCGCCTGGGCCGGCGTGATGGTCGGCCTGGGCATGTCCTTCAAGCTGTGGCCGCTGTATATCCTCGGGGCCTACTTTGTCCTCGCCGCCCGGTCGCGGAGGTGGGCGCCGTTCCTGACGATGTGCGCCACGGCGATCGTCAGCTGGCTGGCGGCCAACCTGCCGGTGATGATCACCTACCCGGACGCCTGGCGGGAATTTTTCCGGCTGAACTCCGAACGGAGCTGGGAGTGGACCACGGTCTACGCCCTGGTCTCCCGGATGACGGGCTGGCCGGGATTTGATGCACCGGGAGGGGAACCCGTCATCCTCAACGCGGTGAGCCTCCTGCTCTTCGTCGGCCTGTGCGCGGGCATCGCGTGGTTCGGGCTGATCGTGGAGCGCCGCCCCCGCGTCGCCGAGCTGGTCACGCTGATCGTGGTGGCCTTCCTGCTCGTCAACAAGGTGTGGTCCCCGCAGTACTCGCTGTGGCTGCTCGTCCCGGCCGTCCTCGCGCTGCCGAACTGGCGGCTGATCTTCACCTGGGGTGTCGTGGACATGATGCTGTGGCCGGTGCTCATGTGGCACATGATGGGCACCGAAAATAAGGGAGCGCCCGACTGGCTGCTCAACGTTTTTGTCCTGGGTCGCGACGGCCTCATTATCGCCATCGCCGTGCTGGTCCTCCGGCAGATGCTGGGAAGGAGCGTCGATAAGGTGCGTCTGGCGCACGCCGGTGAGGACCCGCTGGCCGGGAGCTTCGGCCAGCACGATCACGTAGAAAGTGCGGTCTGA
- a CDS encoding transglycosylase domain-containing protein produces MVSHSLTTNDAQRASSGRRGILKWFLIALAVIIALPLIGFAVYYSRIHVPEPNEVSTFQVSNIYASDSSTELARIVPPEGNRSQIPLSEVPVPVQDAVLAAEDREFWTNQGFSYIGFLRAVIGQVTGNESAGGGSTITQQYVKNVLVGDERSIERKLKELVYSVKMTNEWDKETILEAYLNTVYFGRNAYGIQAASNAYFNKPASELTPEEGAVLAATIQLPSQMDPWVNPEMAEQRWNYVLDGMVEMGSLDAAQRAATAYPPTRDPAEYSAYTEASGTNGLIRQHVVEELATLGISEEDITTRGLQITTTIDMQTQNATLDSVNENLSYLADDARAAVVSIDPRNGAIRGYYGGEEASGWDYANAALQTGSIFKVVGLAAALQQGIPLSAQYSSAPVTLPGGITVGNVTGTCGSCSIENALLNSYNTSFIRLQDDLANTTQDTADMGHALGIARSLPGVPETLTEDGEQPYEGIILGQYVSRPLDMAVAMATLANRGVWHQPHFVERVETYNGEVLFEFDPGEGERRVSAQVADNVLHAMGPVAAFSRGNTLAGGRPSASKTGTAQFGDTGLNKDAWMLGGTPQLVTAVWMGTAENTSAIFDAGGGSMYGSGTPATIWKETLDAALANQEVMYFADPVPVQYGGFESPYPYSGGGVPNYTYAPSPGTNSNPAPTYSAPPVEPSEPQRAPEPAPEPSPVPEPAPAPAPEPVPAPAPAPNPIEDGLEQLLGNL; encoded by the coding sequence ATGGTGTCTCATTCTCTCACGACCAACGACGCCCAGCGCGCCTCCTCCGGCCGCCGGGGAATCCTCAAGTGGTTTCTCATCGCCCTCGCGGTGATCATCGCGCTGCCGCTCATCGGCTTCGCGGTGTACTACTCGCGGATCCACGTCCCCGAGCCCAACGAGGTGTCGACGTTCCAGGTGTCCAACATCTACGCGTCCGACAGCTCGACCGAACTGGCACGCATCGTCCCCCCGGAGGGGAACCGCAGCCAGATCCCGCTGAGCGAGGTGCCGGTCCCGGTCCAGGACGCCGTCCTGGCGGCCGAGGACCGGGAGTTCTGGACCAACCAGGGTTTCTCCTACATCGGATTTCTCCGTGCCGTGATCGGCCAGGTCACCGGCAATGAATCCGCCGGCGGCGGCTCCACCATCACGCAGCAGTACGTGAAGAACGTCCTGGTCGGCGACGAGCGGTCCATCGAGCGCAAGCTCAAGGAGCTGGTCTACTCGGTGAAGATGACCAACGAGTGGGACAAGGAGACGATCCTCGAGGCCTACCTCAACACCGTCTACTTCGGCCGCAACGCCTACGGCATCCAGGCCGCCTCGAACGCCTACTTCAACAAGCCCGCGTCCGAGCTGACGCCCGAGGAGGGTGCGGTCCTCGCCGCCACCATCCAGCTGCCCAGCCAGATGGACCCCTGGGTCAACCCGGAGATGGCGGAGCAGCGTTGGAACTACGTGCTCGACGGCATGGTGGAGATGGGTTCGCTTGACGCTGCCCAGCGCGCGGCCACGGCGTACCCGCCGACCCGCGATCCGGCGGAGTACTCCGCCTACACCGAGGCCTCGGGCACCAATGGTCTGATCCGTCAGCACGTCGTCGAGGAGCTGGCCACCCTGGGCATCTCCGAGGAGGACATCACCACGCGTGGTCTGCAGATCACCACGACCATCGACATGCAGACACAGAACGCCACGCTCGACTCCGTCAACGAGAACCTGTCCTACCTCGCCGACGACGCCCGCGCGGCCGTCGTCTCCATTGACCCGCGCAACGGCGCCATCCGCGGTTACTACGGCGGCGAGGAGGCCAGCGGCTGGGACTACGCCAACGCGGCCCTGCAGACCGGCTCGATCTTCAAGGTCGTGGGCCTGGCGGCCGCCCTCCAGCAGGGCATCCCGCTGAGCGCGCAGTACTCCTCCGCCCCGGTCACGCTGCCCGGCGGCATCACCGTGGGCAACGTCACGGGCACCTGTGGCTCGTGTTCCATCGAGAACGCGCTGCTCAACTCCTACAACACCTCCTTCATCCGGCTGCAGGACGACCTGGCCAACACCACGCAGGACACCGCGGACATGGGGCATGCCCTGGGTATCGCGCGCTCCCTGCCGGGCGTGCCGGAGACCCTGACGGAGGACGGCGAGCAGCCCTACGAGGGCATCATTCTGGGCCAGTACGTCTCCCGCCCACTGGACATGGCCGTGGCCATGGCCACCCTGGCCAACCGGGGTGTCTGGCACCAGCCGCACTTCGTCGAGCGGGTGGAGACGTATAACGGAGAGGTCCTCTTCGAGTTCGATCCCGGCGAGGGCGAGCGACGGGTCTCGGCCCAGGTCGCCGACAACGTGCTCCACGCCATGGGCCCGGTCGCGGCCTTCTCCCGCGGCAACACCCTCGCCGGTGGCCGCCCCTCCGCCTCGAAGACCGGTACCGCTCAGTTCGGCGACACCGGGCTGAACAAGGACGCCTGGATGCTCGGCGGCACGCCGCAGCTGGTCACCGCCGTGTGGATGGGCACCGCCGAGAACACCTCCGCGATCTTCGACGCGGGCGGCGGCAGCATGTACGGTTCCGGCACCCCGGCGACCATCTGGAAGGAGACCCTCGACGCGGCCCTGGCCAACCAGGAGGTGATGTACTTCGCGGACCCGGTCCCCGTGCAGTACGGCGGCTTCGAGAGCCCCTACCCGTACTCCGGCGGTGGCGTCCCCAACTACACCTATGCCCCGAGTCCGGGAACCAACAGCAACCCGGCGCCGACGTACAGCGCGCCGCCCGTCGAGCCCTCCGAGCCCCAGCGCGCCCCGGAGCCCGCCCCGGAGCCCTCCCCGGTTCCGGAACCCGCGCCCGCGCCCGCCCCCGAGCCGGTGCCGGCTCCGGCCCCGGCGCCGAACCCCATCGAGGACGGCCTCGAGCAGTTGCTGGGCAACCTCTAG
- a CDS encoding DUF5318 family protein: MITYRNVISHRWARAQTMRQLEAGHISAEGLCDADFLLVTAATYHGREVDRSCPVCARENLREVRWIYGDTLGSRSGTARSEEEIAAIVEELAGQRVPRGKDGEVAVHLVEVCPACRWNHLLTTGVAELA, translated from the coding sequence ATGATCACCTATCGCAACGTCATCTCCCACCGGTGGGCCCGCGCCCAGACTATGCGGCAGCTGGAGGCCGGCCACATTTCCGCCGAGGGGCTGTGCGACGCGGACTTTTTGCTTGTGACGGCGGCGACCTACCACGGCCGGGAGGTGGACCGCTCCTGCCCGGTGTGCGCGAGGGAGAATCTGCGGGAGGTGAGGTGGATCTACGGGGACACCCTCGGCTCCCGCTCGGGGACCGCACGCAGCGAGGAGGAGATCGCCGCGATAGTGGAGGAACTGGCCGGTCAACGGGTGCCCCGGGGTAAGGACGGGGAGGTGGCCGTGCACCTCGTGGAGGTTTGTCCGGCCTGCCGGTGGAATCATCTGCTCACCACAGGTGTGGCGGAACTCGCATAA